The sequence below is a genomic window from Prosthecobacter dejongeii.
AAAGTATTTCCCAGGAGTTCAGCACTGCTAAAACCATCCGCAGGCGAGATGGGTGGAGTGAATGCAGGCTTAGGCTCAGCCGCTGCGGGTGCCATGAAAGGATTCGAAACCGGAGGTTGCGCCTCGGGTGTGTGGACCTGAAAAGTCGGCGGTGGTGAAACTTCTCGTTCAAACGAAGATGCTTCTGGCTGCGGAGCCGCCGCAGGCATGCTGAAAGGATTCGCAAAAGCAGGGGCTGGAGACTGCAAACTGGCCATCGGCGCGGTAGGAAATACCGACGGTGAAGCTGGGGCCGATGGTGTCAAAGCAGGGGCCTCTGGCGCGCTAAACAGGGGGACAGAGGGCGCACTTTCCGTACTGCCAAAACCGCTGGCAGGCTGGAAAAGCGGAGCGGGCATCTCTCCAGCGGAAGGGGCTGCGAATGGGGAGGCCGAGGCTGGGGGTGATGCCTCCACCCGCATTGGCGCTGCTGCCACCGGGGCGACGGTGCCCATGCTGGCGAGGTTTGGCAACGTCGGCGGCGATGTCCCCGCCATGGCTCCCTGGATTTCTTCCTGAGGCACGCGGAGTTGGAAATCACGCTTGGCGTGGTTCAGGACATTGCGGAAGCCCACATCCGTCACGCCATCAATCAACAGTCCCAGTTCGACGAGCGGATTGGGCGACTGGGCCCATTCACGTACCAGCGAGGCGGGCTGGCTGGTCATGATCCACGTGGGAACCATGATGGGGTCAAAGCCCAATTCAGCGACGCTGTATCCCCGCAGAAAACTGGCGAGGCTGATGCGCAGATTCGGCGCACTCACCGTCGCCGCTGGCATAGCTGCGAAACTGGGGGGGGCTGCAACGGGGCGCACTGGGGCATCAGGCGCTGGCTGGCCCGTGGGGACTGCCTTAGGCCCGAACAAGCTAGTAAAAGGCGTCTCTGAGGCAACCGGAGCGGGAGCCGCAGGTGGAGGACTCATCGCCGCAAAGGGAGAGGCCGGAGTGGCCGCCGGCACCGCAGCAGTGGGGACTGCAAAAGGAGAAGCCGCAGCGGCTCCAGGGCTGGCAAACAAGCTCGCCGGCAACAAGGGCGGAGCTGAAACTGGCTCTGGAGATTTGGTACCGAAGGGAGAGGCGGGGGGGGCTTCCGCTGCCCCGTTCATCCCAGGGGCTACTGCGGCAAAGGGGCTGACGGGGAAGACGGGATGATTCCCTGCGCCAGGCAAGGATAAAGGAGCCTGAGCCTCACGTGGAATATCTGCTAGCGGGGGCGGAGGGCCGTTCCGGCGTGGTGGTAAAGCCGTCGCTGGAGATCCAGGAAAACCTTGAGCAGAAAATGGGCTGGCTGCGGGCTGTGCTGCCGCAAAGGGAGAAGCGCCACTCGGAGGCACCGCCGCCCCAGACTGCTGGGCACTGGCGATCAAACGCGGCAGCTTAGAAGCAGGCAACGGCACCATCCGCTGGTCCTGTGGGGATACAGGCGTCTGGAACAAGGCCGGACACACGCGATAGATCTCAAAAATCGGCAAAGCGGCCTGCCCACTACGCAGGGCGGCATCCAGCACCTGGGCGGCCACCGCCACCGGCTGCTCAGGGGACAGAGCATTCATCCGCACCAGTTCCGGGGGCAGTTGTGGCAGAACGTCTCCCACCGTTAAGACGGCACTGCTAGGCGCGCCCTGGGCCGCAAAAGGCGAGGCCTGAACTGGCGCTGCCTGCATGGACTCACCCGTCACCGTTTTAAACAATGGATTTGCCTGAGCTCCAAATGGGGAAGATACCGTGGGGGCCTGCATGGTCGGGGCCGCAGCATATCCTTGGGCAGGCGGCGACGCTGGATCCTGACCTTGGGGGTCGGTGCCAGACTGAAACATGCTGCGGAACGAAAATCCCATCGGGAGCGGGTACGGATTGAAAAAAATCTGGGTTCGCGAGAACGGAAGCACTCGCCGTTAAAAAAGAGCCTAGCGCCGCCCGTCACAAAATGTGCGCACGCCGTTTATACAACATAATAATCAAGAAGTCTTAAGTCCACATTTTTCCACCGGGAGATTTGCCTGATCTCCTCTCCAAAAGGTGCATGCGGCATCCTCATTTAAGAGCTTTTTCCGGCTTCTTTGCAGCCATTTCAGGCTTTTTGATTCATTTCAGCCCCATTAACCTGATTGCGATTGCCAGGGCGCTGGCTAAATTGCCCACAATGTCCAGCCTCACTTCCGAGCCGCGCATCGAGCCGGCAACCATTGAAGATATGCCTCAGCTCGTCGAGCTGCTGCTGGCGCTTTTCAGCGAAGAGGCGGACTTCCGGCCTGACAAAAACAAACAAGAGCATGGTCTGCGGCTGATCTTGGAACAACCGAACCGTGGCCGCATTTTTGTCCTGCGCACAGACCACATGGTCATAGGCATGGTGAATCTGCTTTTCACCATCAGCACCGCAGAGGGCGGGCTGGTCATTCTCATGGAGGATGTCATTGTCCATCCACAGCATCGCCGCATGGGATATGGCGGCAGGTTACTGGCACATGCCATCGAGTTTGCTCGCGAGAAGCACTTCCGCCGCATCACCTTGCTGACGGATAAACTCAGCGCGGAGTCTCAGACCTTCTTTGCCAAACATGGGTTCAGCTTCTCCAGCATGATCCCCATGCGTTTGGTCTTTGAGTGACATGAAGATGGATTAGCGAGCCGCTGGATTTGAAAAAGCAGCCGCAGTGAATTCTTTTTTCCGCCAAATGTCTCACCGAATGGTTTTTTGACTCGTTGATTCTTTGCTGTGAATCCCGTGCTCGCCTTCCCGATTTACGTACAGAAGCCAGCCACAAACCTGTATGCAGCCAATACAGCGGCGATGGACTGGTTTGTCATTGCCACGCTGTGCTTTTTCTTTTTCCTCCTGGGTTGTTTTGCCATGGCGGCTTGGCAGATCTGGCGGCGCACCACCCGCCCTGATCCACACATCCAATTGCTCATGGAACTCGCAGATAGCGACGAGGAAACCACCCTCAAAAAAGCAGATGAGCAGGCGCAGTCGTCCTCAGCCCAAAGTCAGCCCTGGGAGAAGCCGCAAGACTGGTGGAAGAGTTGAGCTAAATTCGAGAGATACTTTTAAGACGATAAGCCGTATAGTAAGTCATGCGTATTGGCATCACAGGGGCCACGGGGCTAATTGGGGAGGCTTTTGCGAAATTGGCCACGGCCAGCGGGCATGAGGTCATCGCTTACAGTCGGCGCAAAGTGCCGCCGACCGGCTCACTCAAGACGCTTCAACTTCCTCCTGAAGCCCCTGAAAAACTGCCAGAAACGCCCTTGGATGCGCTGGTGCATCTCGCAGGTGAGTCTCTAATGGGACTCTGGACATCCGATAAAAAAGCCCGCATCTGGAAAAGCCGGGTGGACTTAACCCAGGGGATGATGGCCCATTTAGAAACGTGGTCGCCCACACATCGCCCCTCCATCGTCCTCGCAGCCTCAGGCATCGGTTACTACGGCAGTTGTGGAGACACCTTGTTGGATGAAAAATCCCCACGCGGCTCTGGCTTCTTGGCAGAGCTTTGTGAGGCCTGGGAAAAGGCTGCCGGCCAAGCCAGCCACTGGGGCGCCCGTGTCGTTCATCTGCGCACCAGCATGGTTCTGGCTCAGGAAGGGGGCGCATATCCGCTGATGGCCCGTGCTTTTCGATTCGCGCTGGGAGGACGACTGGGAAAAGGACGGCAATGGATGTCCTGGATTCATGTCGAGGACGAGGCCGCACTCATTCTCTGGGCTTTGGAAAATCCCCAAGTTCACGGCCCCTTGAATCTCTGTGCTCCAAATCCTGAGCTGAACAGCAACTTCACCACGAAACTGGCCCACAGTCTAAAGCGGCCAGCCTTCCTCCACGTCCCAGCCCTGGCACTGCGGTTACTGCTGCGTGGCATGGCTGAGGAGATGCTGCTTTGTAGCCAACGCGCCATCCCAGGCAAAGCCACGGAACTGGGCTACCGGTTCGCCCACCCAAAGCTGGAAGATGCCTTTGCTTCCTTGAGTGGTGGGCGCATTTAAACCCTGCCGATGCAGATTCGTCTGGGTGCCTTTTTTGACAAACCCAGGCTGAGCACGCATAGGCTGTAAGCACGCACACTCCTTTTTCATGGCCGCCCTCCAAACCACCATCGGCATCATTTATGACTATGACCAGACGCTCAGTCCCACCTACATGCAGGACGAGACGTTGTTTCCCCACTTTGGCATTAACCCAGGCCAGTTTTGGAAAAGGAGCCGTGAACTGGTAGATCAGGAAGGGTACGACGGTGAGCTGGCTTACCTGAAATGCATGCTCGACTACCTGGAGATGGACCGCCCCTCGAACGAGGAACTGCGGGTGCTCGGGGCCAAACTGCGTTACTACAAAGGCGTGCCTGAAATCTTCAATGAGATGAATGGCATCCTGAGCAATCAGCATCGTTTGTTAGGCATCAAGATCGAGCATTACATCATCTCTTCAGGACTGAAGATCCTCCTGGATGGCAGCTCCCTAGCGCCTTTTGTGAAACGCATCTTTGGCTGTGAGTTCGGCCAGGATAAAGACGGCCGCATCAGCTTCCCCAAAAGGGTCATCAGCCACACCACCAAGACCCAATACATCTTCCGCATCAATAAAGGCATGCTGGAGCCGCATGAAGATGTGAATGATCACATGGACCCAGAGCTGCGGCCCATCCCCTTTGAAAACATGATTTATGTGGGCGATGGCCCCACGGACGTCCCTTGTTTCACCCTGATGAAACGCTACGGCGGCCACGCCATTGCCGTGTATAACCCGGATGAAACGAATCGCGCCAGCTTCCGTAAATGCTACCAACTCAGTGCCTTGGCAGATCGTGTGAAACACATCGCCCCGGCGGATTACCGCTCAGGCAGTCATCTGCGTTTGTTGTTAGAAGAAATGGTGCTCAGCATCGCAGATAACATCGTCCGCCGAAAGAAGCTGGAGATCGAAGAAGGGACTGTTTCAGCCCCCCATTTTTAAGGGTCGTTTACACATTCCCTGCAAGGTCCAGCCCCGACTCGATCGGGGCTGCATCCAGCAAATGATCAACCAACTGCCGCGCCACCCAGGGGGCACGCAAAACACCTTTAGACCCCAGGCCATTCATGAACGCGACCTGCGGGCGGCCGGGGTGACGGCCGATCAAGGCCTGATGCCCTTGGATGATGGGGCGCACTCCCGTCTGAGTGCCTGTAATGGCAAAGTCCTGCACCAGCAAAGACCGGAGTTTTTGGTCCAACGCAGCCAGCGCTAGCGGTGATGGTTCATGAGGCAGATCAAAATCCAGCTCATAGGTGGGCCCTGCACGCAGGCTACCATCTGGCCTTGGCAGTAGCCAGCATCCGCGGTTGATGATACGCCGTTCATGGCCTGTATCTGCCCTGAGGTTAAGGACGGTACCCCTAGCGGAGCGAAACGGCACCCAGTTAAACCAAGGATGCAGTGCCGCTTCCCAGCCTGTGCAAAAGATCGCCGTCGAAAAAAACTGGTCATTCCAAGACAGGCCAGAGTCCAGCAACGTCAACGACTCTGGAGAAACCTCCCCACTCTGCCACGCCCCCATGCTCTGGAAGAAATCGCGACTGGCTTTTAAAAACGCAGCACTGTCCAGCCAGCCACTGTGCCGCTGCTCAAAACCACCGTGTGGATTGGCAAAAAAAGCTGGATCCACCAGGGGTGTTTGCAGCGGCCTTAGGTAGGGCTGCACCTCCGGTTGAAGACGGCGCTTCTCCCAGAGGGCAGCGGCCTTTTCATCCCGCAGCAGACGCACGATGGGCACCTCATGATAAAAGCGCTGGTGCAGCCGAACCTCTAGCCCTTGATAAAAGGCGAGGGCCTCTGGGTAAAGTTCTCCATAACGCCAGTTCAGGTTCAGCCGCATGCCCGTGATCGGCGTGACCAGACCCGCAGCAACTTTAGACGAAGTCCGTTCTTCATCACGATCCACCACACAGAACGCCACGCCGCGCTGGTGCAGCCGCCAAGCGAGCGCCGTGCCTGCCAGCCCCTGGCCGATGATGAGAAAACGCGAATTCATGAATGCCTCCCACCCTTCCGACAGCCTGCAAGGAAAGGCAAATCTCACTGGATTCAATCGCTGGAAGATGGGAGGTTTATCACCGTGACGTTGCCCCATTCCAACCTACGACACTTTCTGCCTCGGCTTTTGTCATGCGGCATGTTTCTGCTGGCCCTGGCTGCGGAAGCTCAGGAAAAGGTCACCGTACAACTTAAATGGAAACATGCCTTCCAGTTTGCTGGCTACTATGCGGCGGTGGAGAAGGGCTTTTACCAGGAGGCCGGACTGGAGGTGACCTTAGTCGAAGGCGGGCCAGAAACACACTTTGCCAATGAGCTCACCTCGGGCCGCAGTCAGTACGCGGTCGCGCTTTCCTCCATGCTCATTCATCGCAATGAAGGACAGCCCCTGGTGGCTTTGGCCGCCATTCTCCAGCATTCGGCGGAGATACTGCTGGTGCCTGAAGTCAGCGGCATCAATACCCCGCACCAAATGGCTGGCAAAACCGTGGCCGTCTCTCCAGAGGATACCCCTGCCCTGCTGGCCATGTTTAAAAATGAAGGCCTAGCGGCGGATGCGGTGAAGACCATCCCCTATGAGTTCAATCCGGAAAAGATGCTCAGTGGTGTCATCGCCGGTATGGGGGCCTACACCATCAATGAACCCTTCATCCTGCGGGAGCGTGGGATTCCCTTCCGCTTGATCCAACCGCGTGACTATGGCGTGGATTTTTATGGGGACTGCCTCTACACGACTGAGGCTGAAATCCAAAAGCACCCAGCACGCGTGCGGGCGTTTTTAGATGCGACTTTGAAGGGCTGGCAGTATGCCATGAGCCACCGGGAAGAGATCATCGAACTGCTGAAAGACCGCTACCACTGCCCCCTGAGCCGCGAGGCCATGCACTACGAGGCGGATGAAATGGCACGACTGATGTTCTCAGAGCTGATTGACATCGGCCACATGAATGAAGGCCGCTGGCGGCACATCGGGGATACTTACGTGCGCCTGGGCATGCTGCCTGCAAACTACTCGCTGGAAGGTTTTCTCTATGAACGAAATCCCAAGACAGATCTCTCCTGGTTATGGTGGACTCTGGGCGGCACCATCGGCAGCACCCTGCTTTTAGCCGCCCTGGTGCTAGGACTGGTGCGGGTGAATAACCGCATTGCTCAAGCGGAACGGCAGGCCCGCGAAGCTCAAGCCATGCTGCAGACCGTCATCAATACCATCCCCGTCGGGGTGGTGTGGAAAGATCGGCAATCCCACATCCTGGGCTGCAACCAGCTCTTTGCCGACTACGCAGGCCTGGGCAGCCCCCAAAACGCCCAAGGGCTGACCCAGGATGGCCTAGCCTGGACGGATGAAAAAAGCCCGCACGATCTCCCTGACCAAGAGGTGATGGAGCAGGGTAGCTCCGTCCTTCTCGCTGAAAAAACCCTGCGCACAGCGAGCGGACAACTGCGCGCTTTTTATCAAAGCAAGGTGCCGCTGAAAAATGACCGAGGCGAAACCATCGGCCTATTGAGCGTCATTGAGGACATCACCTCACTGAAGATGGCAGAGAGTCACCAGACTCGCCTGAAAGATCGCCTCATCCAATCGCAAAAATATGAGAGTCTGCACCGCTTAGCCAACGGAGTCTGCCATCACTCCAACAACATCCTTCAAGCCCTAACCAGTTATGCCGAACTGGCGCGCATGCAGTCCCCTCCCGGCCAGACCCGAGATTTCATGGACGGCGTGCTGAGAGAAAGCCAGCGAGTAGCCGCACTAAACCGAGTGCTCCTGACTTGCACGGGCCATGGCATGCACCAGTTTGTAGATACTTCCTGGCAAAGCTTCATGGAAGAGTCTCTGCCCACTCTGAAGTGCTGCCTCCCCTCGTCTCATCTCCTGGAGTGGAAACACGAAGGACCGGATGCCTGCATCCATGCCGACAGTGAAAGCCTCCGGCATCTACTGATTAACCTGCTCACCAATGCCTCTGAAGCGACCGATGGAGCCAGTACCGTTCACCTCTGTACCGGAACTGTCATCTGTGAAGCAGCCTACCTGCAAGAAACTCACGTGGACCCCGCCCCCCTGCCCGGTGAGTATCTTTACTTGGACATCATGGACAAGGGCAGAGGCATGGAGCCTGAGGTGCTGAACATGGTCTTCGACCCCTTCTTTTCCACAAAGTTCACCGGGCGTGGCCTGGGCATGGCCGCCGTTCTTGGCATCGTCAAAAGCCACTTGGGCACCATTAAAATCCAGAGTGATGCCGGCAAAGGCACCACGGTGCGGGTGCTACTGCCTTTAGCCCAGAAGTGAATGCTCGTTTCTCAAGCGGGGCGATGTTAGGACTTCACCCGCTTCCGGTGCTTTCGTACCATGCCCATCTCCTTGAGCTTTCGCTGCAAAGTGCGGCGACTCATGGCGAGGAGATCAGCCGCTTCGCTACGGTTGTTTCCAGATTCTTCCAAGGCCTTTAAGATGAGCTGTTTTTCCATCTCATGGATGTCCAACGTTGCCTTCGGGGCCGAGGCCGGAGAGGTCTCCCCACTCGGCTGAAGTGAAGGCACAGGGACCCGCCAGCCCAGCCCTCCCGGCTGGGAAAGGTAGGCAGGAAGGTGCTTGGCCATGACCCGGCTGCTGTTACTCATCACCACCCCATGCTCGATGGCGGTGCGCAGCTCTCGCACGTTGCCTGGCCAATCATAGGTCATCAGCAGAGGCAGTGCATCTTCACCCAACGGTTTGTAGCTCTTGCCATTGGCCGTCGCGAGGTCCTTGAGAAAATGCTCTGCCAATAAAGGGATGTCTCCTTTGCGGGTGCGCAGCGGCGGCATGTGGATGGTGACCACCCTCAGACGCCAGTAAAGATCCTCCCGGAATTTTCCTTCCTCCACCATCTTCGCTAAATCCTTGTTCGTGGCAGCGACCACACGCACATCCACCTTGATGGGTTTGCTCCCGCCCACGCGCTCAATGGTCTGCTCTCCCAAAGCGCGCAATAATTTCACCTGGGTGCTGGCATCGATTTCCCCGATTTCATCCAGGAAAAGCGTCCCTCCATCTGCTAACTCAAAGCGGCCGATGCGACGCTCTTGCGCTCCTGTAAAAGACCCTTTTTCATGGCCAAACAGCTCGCTCTCTAAAATCTGGGGAGACAAGGCGGCGCAGTGAACGGTGACTAACTTGGCCTTGGGCCGTCCACTTAAATTATGCACAGCTCTGGCCACGAGTTCTTTACCTGTTCCGCTTTCGCCTTCGATCAAGACGGTGGCCCGAGTAGGAGCGACTTGCTGAATGGTCTCTAAGATCGGCTTGAGAGTATCTGCCTTCCCCAGGATGCCTTCAATGGAGTATTTCTGCTCCACCTGTTGCTTGAGAGCTGTGTTCTCTTTTTCCAAACTGCGGCTACGCAGGGCGCGTTTCACCAGCAGTTCCACCTCATCCAGATTGAGCGGTTTAGTGACGAAGTGATAAGCCCCACGGCGCATGGCCTCCACCGCAGTATCCACACTGCCATAGGCGGTCATCATGATGCACACGGGCGCGTGCGGCAGGTGCAGAGCAGCCTCCAAAAGTTTCATGCCATCGTCATGACCTAACCGAAGGTCTGTCAGCATGACATCCACTTGGTCATTCTTGAGATGCTCCATCGCTTCTGCTGCATTGGAGGCTACATAGCAGTCAAAGTCGTCTTCTAAGGAAAGGCGCAAGCCATCCCGAGTATGCTTTTCATCATCAACGATGAGGATGGTGGCGGGATCTATCATGAGTGTTTTTCGTCTGACCTTTCAGAACCGGCCTGCAAGAGCCGCACCTTTCTTTCCACCAGAGGTAACCACAGGCTGACGCGGGTGCCTTTACCCGCGCGGCTTTCGATGTCTATCTCGCCACCGTGCTCGCGGATGATGCGGCGCACAATGAGCAAGCCCAAACCCGTGCCTGTGGCGCGGGTGGTGGAAAAAGGTTGGAAGAGCTTGCCCATCTGCTCGGGGCTGATGCCCTTACCACTGTCCTCAAAACTAAGCCGCACCTCAAAGTCTGTGTAGCTGCCCTGGATGGTGAGGCTGCCCCCTTGCGGCATGGCCTGGCAGGCATTGCGAATGAGATTGTACATCGCCTGCTTCATTTGGTCAGCATCCAAAGGCATCACAGGCATATCGGCCCGCAGGTCGAGCCGCACCTTGACCTTGGCTTGATCCAGATCTGGTTTGAGGAATCGCAGGCTTTCGTGCAGCAACTCGGAAATCTGTAGCTTTTGAAGCTGCGGCTGAGTGGGGCGGATAGCGGCGAGGAACTGGCTGATGATGCCGTCCATGCGTTTGATTTCACTCGTGGCCACATCCAGATGCTCACGCAGAGGTTCTCCCGTTTTGCCCATTTTTTTAAGACGCCGCTCCAGCAACTGGAGGTGGATGGTCAAGGAATTGAGTGGGTTTCCCAGCTCATGGGCCACACCTGCAGCGAGCAGGGTGAAGGCATTGAGACGCTCACTTTCGATCTGTTCCTCGGTGCGTTTGCGTGTCTCCGTGACATCCCGGATGAGCATGACAAAGCCGATGGGCTGGTCGTCATCAATGCTCGTGATGTAGAAATTAAGGTAACGATTTTCGGGGTAAAATACCTCCAGATCACGGCTGACCACCGTGCCAGGTTTTAGCAGTTCTGCCCAGTCTAGACCGCGCATGCCCTGGGTGAGCTTTTGCCCGATGACCTGCTGCTCTTGGAACCCGAAAAGCTGGCAGGAAGCACTGTTGACGTAGGTGACAAAGCCGTCTGGATCCAAGAGGATCACGCCTTCCTGCAAAGCCTGGAAGGTCTTTTCCAAAAAACCTTTTTCCTTCATCAATTCCAACACCACGCCCTGCACCTCGGCAGGTTCCAGGCGGTCCATTTTTTTCAGAAGCTTGTCGATGAAGGCAGATCTCATACACTGGGGGCCATGACGGACATTCTGCTGGTTTTATCTACGTTTCCGGATGCTGAAAAAGCGCGACAGACTGGCACATTGCTGGTGGAGTCGCAACTGGCAGCCTGTGTCAATTTGTGCCCCGGCGTCACTTCCATCTATCGGTGGAAGGGAGAGATCGAATCCAGCAGCGAAGTCTTGGCCCTTTTCAAAACCACCCGAGCCCAGTATCCGGCCCTGGAGCTTCGCCTGAGAGAACTGCATCCCTACGAGGTGCCCGAGATCTTAGCCATCCCCGCTGAGCGAGCCTATGAGGCCTACGCCCAGTGGGTGATGGATCAGACGAGAAGCTAGACCGGTTTCCAAAAAGATTGTCTGATTGAAAAGGCGGGCGCGGTGGGATGAGTGGCAAGGCAAGAGCGCAGGCTGCTATCTTGACGATAACAGCCGAGTCCCGCTTGCGCGGGAACGCCAATCATTCCACCCCGTCGCCGCTTTTCGGACAAGATTTTTGGAAATCGATCTACCCCTTTTTCCTCACCTCAAGGGAGGGGACGAAAGAACCGTGACTGGCCGGATAAAATCGGCGATGTGGTCGGCGTGGTAGCCGGGCTGACGAGGTTTGAGGGTAGCTGCGGCAGCAGGAAGTAACCATAACCCCGGAGTCCAGAGGGAGTCGGCACGACCAAACCCTGGTATGTGACGGGACGTTTCAGCTTCGGTGGCACGGAAAGCGGATTGTTATCCTCCAGGGTGAAGTTACCGCTGTAAGTGCCCTTGGCAGCATCAGCCTTCAAGGTCGTCATCGTGGCACTGCCACCGACGAGGGTGATCTTGTTCTTTACGCCGATGTTAAAGATGGCATCAGGATTACGCGCAGGCTCAGCCCCGGAAAGGCTGAAGGCACTGAAGTCCAGATTCACATTGCCGATGGCTTCCAAGCCCAGAACAAGCGGCACGGGCAGGTAACGACCGCCGAAGGCCGTGACATCCAACGGGCCAAAACCCTCCTTGTAAACACGGGCGTTTGCGGTCGTCGTCTCTGGACGCAGCCAGTTCAGGGAACCAGTGATTCGGTTGTCATTGTCATCATTTTCCAAAATGCCTTTATCCAACTGCAGCTTGCCCAAGAGCGACCCCGCCGGCTTGGTTTTATAAAGCGGCTGGAAGACGGCCACTTCGCCCGTCTCACTGATGAAGGCACTGCCTGAAATGGTTTCCCCATCGCCAGTTTTACCGACCCACGTAGCCACACCCGCCAGGGTGACATTGAGAGTGCTGTACCCATACCCGCGAGGGACGTTAGGGATGGATTCCGGCATCTCCAAGGCCAAGGTGTGATAACCGTCGAAGGCATCAGCCTTGTTAGTTTTGGCATCCCAGGTCTGCTTCCAACCTGTGAAGGTCACGGTATCAAAACCATCCCCCAAGGTGGCAGTGACGATGCGGCGAGTGGAAGGATCAATGCGGAAAAAGAGCTCTAGCGGACGCGGTGCAGGCTTGCCCGTGCGGATGATCTGCAGACGTGCCGAAGGCAGAGGAGGAGTAGGAGCTGCCGCTTCATTGAAGACATCCATCACACCCTTTAAAGTGTGAGTAAGTCCGCCATGGATGAGCTTGCCGCTGAAGGCTCCCGTGGTGGTGATTTTCAAATCCAACCGCCCACCGATTTCCTGATTCAGGCTGCTCTGGCGTCCCACGATGGCGAGGTAATCACCAGCGAGTTGGGTGGGCAGTGGCTCCACGGTCAGTTTCACTTTCACGGAGGCTTTGCCAAACTTATTCGCCAACGTCAGTGTCACGTCATAAGGGGTGGCTTTGTACACGGTGGGCTTGCCCCGGATGACTCCAGTGGCGATGTCCATCTTCAAG
It includes:
- the cutA gene encoding divalent-cation tolerance protein CutA, giving the protein MTDILLVLSTFPDAEKARQTGTLLVESQLAACVNLCPGVTSIYRWKGEIESSSEVLALFKTTRAQYPALELRLRELHPYEVPEILAIPAERAYEAYAQWVMDQTRS